The sequence GAACAACATCGCAAAAATATAATACCTGACAGGGAATGGCATACGAGCATCTGAAAATGGTTCAGAACCACACTCGTAAGTCGTTAATTTTTCAGGCTCCGGGTATCTAGGTTGGACAAAATAACTGATGATCAACGTCACCATGCCAAAAGCCAAGGTCACAAAAATAAACAGAAGGATCGGGAAGAACTTCGTCAAATACGCAAGAAGAATTTCAGCTCCGCCTATCTCCATATTTTCTCACAAGGCATTGACCGTGAAAGGGTATTCCACACCCATGTGTGGAATCTTAGTGCCCAGATCTGAGGGATAGCAAGAGAACAAAGGACCTAATCGCGTTCGACCCGAAAGCCCTAGCGATGAACTGAGAGTAATCCAGAGATTGTAAGCAGATCGGTGGTCTTATACAACCCAGACTCAGGAATCTGGCGCAGGGTTACATTCGATGTGTCGATCAACCTGC is a genomic window of Candidatus Nitrospira kreftii containing:
- a CDS encoding NADH-quinone oxidoreductase subunit A, producing the protein MEIGGAEILLAYLTKFFPILLFIFVTLAFGMVTLIISYFVQPRYPEPEKLTTYECGSEPFSDARMPFPVRYYIFAMLFVIFDIEVIFLYPWAVVFKQIGVIGLVEMMIFIGLFVVAYVYAWRKGALEWD